One region of Aphelocoma coerulescens isolate FSJ_1873_10779 chromosome 12, UR_Acoe_1.0, whole genome shotgun sequence genomic DNA includes:
- the SPCS1 gene encoding signal peptidase complex subunit 1 isoform X2 produces MLSVFRSIPTQMDYKGQKLAEQIFQGIILVSAVIGFIYGYITEQFGWTVYIVMAGFALSCLLTLPPWPMYRRNPLKWLPVQESGTEEKKAADRKPKRHAKS; encoded by the exons ATGCTGAGCGTGTTCCGCTCCATCCCCACGCAGATG GACTACAAAGGCCAAAAATTAGCAGAACAGATTTTTCAAGGAATCATTCTTGTCTCTGCA gTAATTGGATTCATCTATGGATACATCACTGAACAGTTTGGATGGACTGTCTACATAGTTATGGCTGGATTTGCTTTATCATGTTTG CTGACACTCCCTCCGTGGCCCATGTACCGCCGCAATCCCCTCAAGTGGCTGCCTGTCCAGGAGTCGGGCACGGAAGAGAAGAAGGCAGCAGACAGGAAGCCAAAGAGACATGCTAAAAGCTAA
- the SPCS1 gene encoding signal peptidase complex subunit 1 isoform X1, producing MAGAGGSSPARRSSGRGGRGGRGVLPASSAAAFRSAATSAGGRGEAAPHPTNSRAPTGSQEPAAKRSGKKPERRRRHAERVPLHPHADGDVVKPAEVVFTDTDYKGQKLAEQIFQGIILVSAVIGFIYGYITEQFGWTVYIVMAGFALSCLLTLPPWPMYRRNPLKWLPVQESGTEEKKAADRKPKRHAKS from the exons ATGGccggggctggaggcagcagccccGCCCGACGGAGctcggggcggggcgggcggggcggacGGGGCGTGCTTCCGGCCAGCTCAGCAGCCGCCTTCCGCTCCGCCGCGACGAGCGCCGGTGGCCGCGGAGAGGCCGCGCCGCACCCCACGAACAGCAGGGCCCCGACCGGGAGCCAGGAGCCGGCTGCGAAGAGGAGCGGGAAGAAGCCGGAGAGGCGCCGCCGCCATGCTGAGCGTGTTCCGCTCCATCCCCACGCAGATG GTGATGTGGTCAAGCCTGCAGAGGTGGTGTTTACAGACact GACTACAAAGGCCAAAAATTAGCAGAACAGATTTTTCAAGGAATCATTCTTGTCTCTGCA gTAATTGGATTCATCTATGGATACATCACTGAACAGTTTGGATGGACTGTCTACATAGTTATGGCTGGATTTGCTTTATCATGTTTG CTGACACTCCCTCCGTGGCCCATGTACCGCCGCAATCCCCTCAAGTGGCTGCCTGTCCAGGAGTCGGGCACGGAAGAGAAGAAGGCAGCAGACAGGAAGCCAAAGAGACATGCTAAAAGCTAA
- the GLT8D1 gene encoding glycosyltransferase 8 domain-containing protein 1 yields MTLRKVNISILIVAVVIFLLVIHHNFLSLSDFLRRELSDPSPLGLQPIDFIPAAPQSLTHEGNDKEISVVIAASDERLGGAIAAMNSIYQHTRSNVVFHIVTLNDTVDHLRMWLRSTSLKNMRYRILDFDPRVLEGKVQVDPQKADTFKPLTFARFYLPNLVPHAEKVIYVDDDVIVQDDIVELYNTPLKPGHAAAFSDDCDSTSSKVAVRGAGNQYNYIGFLDYKKETIRKLAMKANTCSFNPGVFVANLTEWKLQNITKQLEKWMALNVVEELYSKTLAGSVTTPPLLIVFYKQHSSIDPMWNVRHLGSSAGKRYSLQFVKAAKLLHWNGHFKPWGRTASYAEVWEKWYVPDPTGKFNLIRRHSEAYEAK; encoded by the exons atgacgTTAAGGAAAG TGAACATTTCCATCCTTATAGTGGCTGTTGTCATATTTTTGCTAGTTATTCATCATAACTTCCTAAGCCTCAGTGACTTCTTGAGACGGGAATTGTCAG ATCCAAGCCCCTTAGGACTTCAGCCCATAGATTTCattcctgcagctccccagaGTCTGACACATGAGGGGAATGACAAGGAGATTTCTGTGGTCATTGCAGCGTCGGATGAGAGGCTCGGGGGTGCAATTGCAGCCATGAACAGCATTTACCAGCACACCAGATCCAATGTGGTTTTCCACATTGTTACTTTGAATGATACCGTGGATCACTTGAG GATGTGGCTGAGGAGCACTTCTCTGAAAAATATGAGATACCGAATTTTGGATTTTGACCCTCGTGTCTTAGAAGGCAAAGTACAAGTGGATCCTCAAAAGGCAGACACCTTCAAACCA CTGACCTTTGCAAGATTCTACTTGCCCAACTTGGTACCTCATGCAGAGAAGGTCATCTATGTGGATGATGATGTAATAGTGCAAG ATGATATTGTTGAACTTTACAACACTCCATTGAAACCTGGACATGCAGCTGCATTTTCAGATGACTGTGACTCAACCAGTAGTAAAGTTGCTGTGCGTGGAGCAGGCAATCAG taTAATTACATTGGATTTCTAGattacaaaaaagaaaccatCCGAAAGCTTGCTATGAAAGCCAACACCTGCTCTTTCAATCCTGGAGTTTTCGTTGCCAATTTGACTGAATGGAAATTACAGAACATCACTAAACAACTGGAGAAGTGGATGGCACTTAATGTGGT AGAGGAACTCTACAGTAAGACTCTGGCTGGCAGCGTCACAACACCTCCACTGCTAATTGTATTTTACAAGCAGCATTCCAGTATTGATCCCATGTGGAACGTCCGACATCTCG GGTCTAGTGCTGGGAAAAGGTACTCTCTTCAGTTTGTGAAAGCTGCCAAGCTGCTCCATTGGAATGGACATTTCAAACCCTGGGGAAGAACAGCTTCCTATGCAGAAGTCTGGGAGAAGTGGTATGTCCCTGACCCTACAGGCAAGTTCAACCTGATCCGCAGACACTCGGAAGCCTACGAAGCAAAGTAG
- the GNL3 gene encoding guanine nucleotide-binding protein-like 3, whose product MKRPKLRKASKRLSCHKRYKIQKKIREHHRKVRKEAKKRGHKKPKKDPGIPSAAPFKEELLREAEQRKQRLEELKQKQKLNRQKEHEKKRKLEAKKNAAKIKEKAEGKESPGKSKGKTNKLLNKNSKKSFCRELMKVLEASDVVLEVLDARDPMGCRCPQLEQAVTCSGGNKKLLLVLNKIDLVPKDNIEKWLNYLKKEFPTVAFKSATMMKDKTMQEQVTKRRARVDFSETSQYFGSKCLLKLLQEYSKTQDKGIQVGVVGFPNVGKSSIINSLKGKRACNVGLARGVTKSMQIVHLDKQTKMLDSPSIIADPSNSALALALRSIIDTEGSDSADVLKGVNAIINHCSKQQIMMHYNIPDFRDPEEFLSLLAQKRGMLKKGGVPDIENMAKLVLCDWTGARIKYYSQPPGFQKPPPYLTEQKIAEMQEGFNLNNLEEENSNTVQALKHPSPASSIVFQSAGMTNGTIEENKVIEEGPEWANMETSKEEEEEEEEEEEFTESDDDEDDVEEEDDDDVEEESQVQVTRRTKPGKGQTNPTNSKEQMAGNERSRSLSFSLDKPADEDDAYDFNTDYV is encoded by the exons ATGAAGCGGCCGA AGCTGAGGAAGGCGAGCAAGAGGCTGAGCTGCCACAAGCGCTACAAGATCCAGAAGAAG ATCAGAGAACACCACCGAAAAGTCAGGAAGGAGGCCAAGAAACGCGGACACAAAAAGCCCAAGAAAGATCCCGGAATTCCCAGTGCTGCGCCGTTTAAGGAAGAGCTTCTGCGGGAAGCGGAGCAAAGAAAGCAGAGG CTTGAAGAACTGAAACAAAAGCAGAAGCTCAACAGACAGAAAGAACATGAAAAGAAGAGGAAGCTGGAAGCTAAAAAGAATGCAGccaaaatcaaggaaaaagcagagggaaag GAATCCCCTGGCAAATCTAAAGGAAAGACTAACAAGCTGCTGaataaaaattcaaagaaatCATTCTGCAGGGAGCTCATGAAG GTGCTTGAGGCCTCAGATGTGGTTCTGGAGGTTTTGGATGCCAGAGATCCAATGGGCTGCCGGTGTCCTCAGCTGGAGCAAGCTGTCACTTGCTCTGGAGGAAacaaaaagctgctgctggttcTGAACAAAATTG ATTTGGTGCCAAAGGACAACATAGAGAAATGGTTGAATTATTTGAAGAAGGAGTTTCCAACAGTTGCTTTTAAGTCAGCAACAATGATGAAGGACAAGACTATG CAGGAACAGGTCACAAAAAGACGTGCACGTGTTGATTTCTCAGAAACCTCTCAATATTTCGGCAGCAAATGCCTTTTGAAGCTTCTTCAAGAGTACAGCAAGACCCAAGACAAAGGCATTCAGGTTGGAGTGGTAG GTTTCCCTAACGTGGGAAAGAGCAGCATAATCAACAGTCTTAAAGGAAAGCGTGCCTGCAATGTTGGCCTGGCAAGAGGTGTTACCAA GTCCATGCAAATTGTGCACCTCGATAAGCAGACAAAGATGTTGGACAGTCCAAGTATAATTGCAGATCCTTCCAACAGTGCCCTGGCTCTGGCCTTGAGAAGTATCATAGACACTGAAGGATCAGACTCAGCAGATGTGCTCAAAGGAGTAAATGCCATCATAAATCACTGCAGTAAGCAGCAG ATAATGATGCACTATAATATCCCAGATTTCAGGGACCCTGAAGAGTTTTTATCTTTACTGGCTCAGAAGAGGGGCATGCTGAAAAAGGGAGGTGTTCCTGACATAGAAAATATGGCTAAATTAGTGCTTTGTGACTGGACAGG agCCAGAATAAAGTACTACTCACAACCTCCAGGATTTCAGAAACCACCACCCTATCTTACAGAACAAAAAATAGCTGAAATGCAGGAAGGCTTTAATTTAAATAACctagaagaagaaaacagcaacactGTTCAAG cttTAAAACACCCCAGCCCAGCAAGCAGCATTGTTTTTCAGTCAGCTGGTATGACAAATGGGACAATAGAGGAAAATAAAGTGATAGAGGAAGGACCAGAGTGGGCAAACATGGAAACAagcaaggaggaagaagaggaagaagaggaggaagaggaattcACAGAaagtgatgatgatgaagatgatgtGGAAgaagaagatgatgatgatgtggAAGAG GAAAGCCAAGTTCAGGTCACAAGAAGAACAAAGCCTGGAAAAGGACAAACAAATCCTACAAATTCCAAAGAGCAGATGGCAG GAAATGAACGTTCCAGATCACTGTCCTTCAGCTTAGATAAACCAGCAGATGAAGATGATGCCTATGATTTTAATACAGACTATGTGTAA